The following coding sequences are from one Lolium rigidum isolate FL_2022 chromosome 6, APGP_CSIRO_Lrig_0.1, whole genome shotgun sequence window:
- the LOC124661711 gene encoding GDSL esterase/lipase At5g45910-like gives MTRRSQLSSACVLLLLLVLLAGRQQAAAKKYAAIFNFGDSLVDAGNLVVDGIPDYLATAKLPYGMTYFGYPTGRCSDGRLVVDFIAQELGLPLLPPSKAKNATFHYGANFAITGATALDREYFVAKGLGKTIWSSGSLHTQIKWLQEMKPKICKSPEECKDLFRRSLFIVGEFGGNDYNSPLFAFQPLEEVHKFVPDIVDSIGEGIEKLIAEGAVELVVPGVLPIGCFPVYLSIFRKQADGYGGKSGCIKDLNTLSWVHNVALQRKIAQLREKHAGAGVRIMYADYYTPAIQFVLHAEKWGMLKQKPRACCGAPGVGVYNFNLTSKCGEPGAYSCEDPSNHWSWDGIHLTEAAYGHIARGWLYGPFAEPAIVETRNHQ, from the exons ATGACGAGGAGGAGCCAGTTATCATCGGCCTGCGTCCTTCTCCTGCTCCTCGTGCTGCTCGCGGGCCGGCAgcaggcggcggcgaagaagtacGCGGCCATCTTCAACTTCGGCGACTCCCTCGTGGACGCCGGCAACCTGGTTGTTGATGGTATCCCGGACTACCTCGCGACGGCGAAGCTGCCGTACGGCATGACGTACTTCGGGTACCCCACCGGGCGATGCTCCGACGGTCGCCTcgtcgtcgacttcatcg CGCAGGAGCTGGGTCtgccgctgctgccgccgtccAAGGCGAAGAACGCCACCTTCCACTACGGCGCCAACTTCGCCATCACCGGGGCCACGGCGCTGGACAGGGAGTACTTCGTGGCCAAGGGTCTGGGCAAAACCATCTGGAGCTCCGGCTCCCTGCACACCCAGATCAAGTGGCTGCAGGAGATGAAGCCTAAAATCTGCAAATCCCCCGAAG AGTGCAAGGACCTGTTCCGACGGTCGCTGTTCATCGTGGGCGAGTTCGGCGGCAACGACTACAACTCCCCGCTGTTCGCGTTCCAGCCGCTGGAGGAGGTGCACAAGTTCGTGCCGGACATCGTCGACTCCATCGGCGAGGGCATCGAGAAGCTGATCGCGGAGGGGGCGGTGGAGCTGGTGGTGCCGGGGGTGCTCCCCATCGGCTGCTTCCCGGTGTACCTCTCCATCTTCCGCAAGCAGGCGGACGGGTACGGCGGCAAGAGCGGCTGCATCAAGGACCTCAACACGCTCTCCTGGGTGCACAACGTTGCGCTGCAGCGCAAGATCGCCCAGCTCCGGGAGAagcacgccggcgccggcgtgcgCATCATGTACGCCGACTACTACACGCCCGCCATCCAGTTCGTCCTCCACGCCGAGAAGTGGG GGATGCTGAAGCAGAAGCCGAGGGCGTGCTGCGGTGCGCCGGGGGTGGGAGTCTACAACTTCAACCTCACGTCCAAGTGCGGCGAGCCCGGCGCCTACTCGTGCGAGGACCCGTCCAACCACTGGAGCTGGGACGGCATCCACCTCACGGAGGCGGCCTACGGCCACATTGCCAGGGGCTGGCTCTACGGTCCATTCGCCGAGCCCGCCATCGTCGAGACCCGGAACCACCAGTAG